A genomic region of Nitrosomonas ureae contains the following coding sequences:
- a CDS encoding isochorismatase family protein → MSHINPDEALMLLIDHQSGLFQLVKDIPVSDLRRNAIALAKVATILKMPVITSASVPDGPNGPLIPEIHQAAPHAQYVGRRGEINVWDSPDFVEAVEATGRKTLILAGTLTSVCMAFPSISAVAAGYKVYAVVDASGNWSKMATELTVARIVQAGVIPIDTLAVLSELQVTWNRPEAKEFADLYADYPMLHYRLLIESYDKAQAVQKAKN, encoded by the coding sequence ATGAGCCATATTAATCCCGACGAGGCCCTGATGCTGCTTATCGATCATCAGAGCGGCCTATTTCAACTGGTGAAAGATATTCCGGTATCGGATTTGCGTCGCAACGCCATTGCGCTTGCCAAAGTCGCTACCATACTGAAGATGCCAGTAATCACCTCGGCATCTGTTCCAGATGGCCCGAATGGACCGCTGATTCCGGAAATACACCAAGCTGCTCCGCATGCGCAATATGTAGGACGCCGTGGGGAAATTAATGTTTGGGATAGCCCGGATTTTGTCGAAGCTGTCGAAGCCACTGGCCGCAAGACATTAATTCTTGCCGGAACGCTGACCAGCGTGTGCATGGCCTTTCCTTCCATCAGTGCCGTCGCAGCCGGTTATAAAGTATATGCCGTGGTAGATGCATCAGGCAATTGGAGTAAAATGGCCACGGAATTGACCGTTGCTCGTATTGTGCAAGCAGGTGTAATTCCTATCGACACACTTGCGGTGCTTTCGGAACTGCAAGTGACTTGGAACCGGCCGGAGGCGAAGGAATTTGCCGATCTCTACGCTGATTATCCGATGCTGCATTACCGATTGCTGATCGAAAGCTATGACAAGGCACAAGCAGTACAGAAAGCAAAGAATTAA
- a CDS encoding pirin family protein: MLQEPEVSVKRLFHIQKNVNQHWVGDGFPVRTLFSYSVLESATSPFLLFDYAGPMEFSPTEQRRGVGEHPHRGFETVTIVYSGEVEHRDSSGGGGKIGPGDVQWMTAASGLVHEEFHGRDFARHGGMLEMVQLWVNLPAKDKMSPPHYQSILDSQIPAVSLPNGQGSVRVIAGEFDGTAGPAHTFTPINVWDLRLTGEQLIDLAIPDGYNTLLAVLKGSVRVNGYETIGTAEVGLFERVGNHIRIESAPDTTALLLCGEPIDEPISGSGPFVMNTAEEIRQAKIDFQNGKMGKISH, encoded by the coding sequence ATGCTCCAAGAACCTGAAGTATCTGTCAAAAGGCTATTCCACATTCAGAAAAATGTAAATCAGCATTGGGTCGGTGATGGCTTTCCGGTACGCACGCTGTTTTCTTATTCAGTGCTGGAATCCGCAACCAGTCCTTTTTTGCTGTTTGATTACGCAGGGCCGATGGAATTTTCACCGACCGAACAACGTCGTGGTGTCGGTGAACATCCGCACCGCGGTTTTGAAACCGTCACCATTGTGTATAGCGGTGAAGTGGAACATCGTGATAGCTCAGGCGGCGGCGGTAAAATTGGCCCTGGTGATGTACAGTGGATGACAGCGGCTTCCGGTCTGGTTCACGAAGAATTTCACGGCCGGGATTTTGCACGGCATGGTGGTATGCTTGAGATGGTGCAATTGTGGGTAAACCTGCCAGCCAAAGATAAGATGTCGCCGCCCCATTATCAAAGTATTTTGGACAGTCAGATTCCTGCTGTCAGTCTGCCAAATGGTCAAGGAAGCGTGCGCGTCATTGCCGGTGAATTCGATGGAACGGCAGGACCCGCGCACACATTTACGCCAATTAACGTCTGGGATCTGCGTTTGACCGGTGAACAACTCATCGACCTTGCCATACCTGATGGTTACAACACACTATTGGCGGTACTCAAGGGATCGGTACGCGTCAATGGATATGAAACCATTGGTACCGCGGAAGTCGGTCTGTTTGAACGGGTAGGCAATCATATCCGTATCGAAAGTGCACCCGACACAACAGCACTGCTGCTGTGCGGTGAACCGATCGATGAACCCATCTCAGGCAGTGGCCCATTTGTCATGAATACGGCGGAAGAAATACGCCAAGCCAAAATTGATTTTCAAAATGGCAAAATGGGAAAAATATCACACTGA
- a CDS encoding winged helix-turn-helix transcriptional regulator — translation MPIKEVCCPVEITLKIIGGRWKVLIIHHLLNRTMRFNELERSLTGITHRTLSRQLREMEVHQLIVRSDFNEIPPRVEYSLSPLGHSLKPILLLMDEWGRKYSAVAE, via the coding sequence ATGCCAATCAAAGAAGTGTGTTGTCCTGTTGAAATTACATTAAAAATAATTGGGGGGCGTTGGAAGGTTCTGATTATTCACCATTTGTTAAATAGAACGATGCGATTTAACGAGCTAGAAAGGAGCTTAACAGGGATTACCCACCGTACTTTAAGCCGGCAATTACGTGAAATGGAGGTGCATCAACTCATTGTCAGAAGTGACTTTAATGAAATTCCTCCACGCGTCGAATATTCGTTATCGCCGCTGGGGCATTCCCTTAAACCCATTCTGCTGTTGATGGATGAGTGGGGAAGGAAATATAGCGCTGTAGCCGAATAA
- the purB gene encoding adenylosuccinate lyase, giving the protein MNFPVITALSPLDGRYHTKVEALRSYFSEFALIRFRVQVEIAWLKALSEQPGIIEVPNFSAQTHVQLDNLVENFSLEDGEAIKAIEATTNHDVKAVEYWLKQKLENNAEVTKVSEFIHFACTSEDINNLSHGLMLSTSLQQVMLPALDKVINRLIELAHQFAGIPMLARTHGQPATPTTLGKELANTVYRLQRGRKQLESVAILGKINGAVGNYNAHLCAYPNLDWEKFAQSFVEKLGLEFNPYTTQIEPHDTMAELFDAYARINTVLLDLNRDIWGYISLGYFKQKTHADEIGSSTMPHKVNPIDFENSEGNLGIANALLRHLSEKLPISRWQRDLTDSTVLRNMGVALGHTLLAYDSCIKGLNKLEVNTSAIRVDLSHAWEVLAEPIQTVMRRYGVANPYEQLKALTRGKNGITPETLHQFIGTLNIPEPEKVRLLALTPQDYIGMANRLALRINN; this is encoded by the coding sequence ATGAATTTTCCTGTTATTACTGCGCTATCCCCACTGGATGGGCGCTACCATACAAAAGTTGAAGCTTTACGATCTTATTTCAGCGAATTTGCTTTGATTCGTTTTCGTGTGCAGGTTGAGATTGCATGGCTTAAGGCGTTAAGCGAACAACCCGGAATCATCGAAGTGCCGAATTTTTCCGCTCAAACTCATGTGCAGTTGGACAATTTGGTGGAAAACTTCTCGCTTGAAGATGGCGAGGCGATTAAAGCCATTGAGGCGACGACCAATCATGATGTAAAAGCTGTCGAGTATTGGTTAAAACAGAAGTTGGAAAACAATGCCGAAGTGACCAAAGTGAGTGAATTCATTCATTTTGCTTGTACTTCCGAGGACATTAATAACCTATCGCATGGACTAATGCTTAGTACCAGTTTACAGCAAGTGATGTTGCCAGCTTTGGATAAGGTTATTAACCGATTAATCGAGCTGGCGCATCAGTTTGCTGGTATTCCAATGTTGGCTCGTACTCACGGACAACCCGCTACGCCGACAACATTGGGTAAAGAACTTGCCAATACCGTTTATCGCCTGCAGCGCGGAAGAAAACAACTGGAATCTGTAGCTATTCTGGGAAAGATTAACGGTGCGGTAGGTAATTATAATGCGCACTTGTGTGCCTATCCGAATTTGGATTGGGAGAAATTTGCGCAGTCGTTTGTTGAAAAGCTGGGGCTGGAATTTAATCCGTATACGACTCAAATTGAACCCCATGACACCATGGCGGAATTATTTGATGCGTATGCAAGAATTAATACGGTTTTGCTGGATTTGAATCGCGATATCTGGGGATATATTTCACTGGGTTATTTCAAACAAAAAACCCATGCGGATGAAATCGGATCTTCAACGATGCCGCATAAAGTCAATCCGATTGATTTTGAAAACTCGGAGGGTAATTTAGGTATTGCTAATGCGTTATTGCGTCATTTGAGCGAAAAGTTGCCGATATCGCGCTGGCAAAGAGATTTAACTGATTCCACAGTGCTTCGCAATATGGGTGTGGCGTTAGGGCACACCTTGTTAGCTTATGATTCATGTATCAAAGGATTAAATAAACTGGAAGTTAATACTTCTGCAATAAGAGTTGATCTGAGCCATGCTTGGGAAGTTTTGGCGGAGCCGATTCAAACGGTGATGCGGCGCTATGGCGTAGCTAATCCTTATGAACAGTTGAAAGCTTTAACCCGAGGCAAGAACGGAATTACACCAGAGACGCTGCATCAGTTTATCGGCACTTTGAATATTCCGGAGCCCGAGAAGGTTCGCCTGTTGGCATTGACTCCACAGGACTATATCGGTATGGCCAATAGACTCGCCTTAAGAATAAATAATTAA
- the grpE gene encoding nucleotide exchange factor GrpE — translation MQSPENTNNPENNQPDMADIKEEVNVPGITSDATIQTGEIKSSQPSLEDLLKAAENKAAEHQDAWMRAKAETENIRKRSQNDIANAHKYAIENFSTELLTVMDSLEAALAVENASVESFKNGVELTQKQLMSVFDKFNIKVIDPAGEKFDPHQHQAMCIVESELTPNTIVQVMQKGYKLHERIIRPALVSVSKAQGS, via the coding sequence ATGCAAAGCCCAGAAAATACAAACAACCCGGAAAACAATCAACCTGATATGGCTGATATTAAAGAAGAAGTTAATGTTCCTGGTATAACCAGCGATGCAACCATTCAAACAGGTGAAATTAAAAGCTCACAACCCAGTCTCGAGGATTTGTTGAAAGCAGCCGAGAACAAAGCAGCCGAACATCAGGATGCTTGGATGCGCGCAAAAGCTGAAACTGAAAATATCCGCAAGCGCTCCCAAAATGATATTGCAAATGCACATAAATACGCCATCGAGAATTTTTCTACTGAATTACTAACCGTAATGGATAGTTTGGAGGCTGCATTGGCAGTTGAAAATGCCAGTGTAGAGAGTTTTAAGAATGGAGTTGAGTTGACCCAGAAGCAGTTGATGAGTGTGTTTGATAAATTCAACATAAAGGTGATTGATCCAGCCGGAGAGAAATTTGATCCTCATCAGCATCAGGCAATGTGTATAGTCGAATCGGAGTTGACTCCCAATACGATTGTTCAGGTCATGCAGAAAGGCTATAAGCTGCATGAACGCATTATTCGTCCTGCACTTGTGTCGGTTTCGAAAGCTCAAGGTTCTTGA
- the dnaK gene encoding molecular chaperone DnaK, translating to MAKIIGIDLGTTNSCVAVMENGKPKVIENSEGTRTTPSIVAYTEDNEVLVGASAKRQAITNPKNTLFAVKRLIGRRFDEEMVQRDIKMVPYSIVKADNNDAWVEVRGKKIAPPEVSAQVLMKMKKTAEDYLGEAVTEAVITVPAYFNDSQRQATKDAGRIAGLEVKRIINEPTAAALAFGLDKKEGDRKIAVYDLGGGTFDISIIEIAEVEGEHQFEVLATNGDTFLGGEDFDSRVIEYLVDEFKKESGIDLKKDMLALQRLKDAAEKTKIELSSSQQTEVNLPYITADASGPKHLAVKITRAKLESLVEDLIERTVGPCRTAIKDAGLTASDIDDVILVGGQTRMPKVQDKVKEIFGKEPRKDVNPDEAVAVGAAIQGGVLKGDVKDVLLLDVTPLSLGIETLGGVMTKLIQKNTTIPTKAQQVFSTAEDNQTAVTIHVLQGEREMASGNKSLGQFNLSDIPPSPRGMPQIEVTFDIDANGILHVSAKDKATGKENKIKIQASSGLSDDEIERMVKDAEAHAEEDHKALELISSRNQCDAMIHSVKKSLKEHGDQLSSEEKAKIEAALKDAEDVLKADNKDEIDAKTQALTEAAHKLAEKMYQQKESQEPQAQSGSDSTSGHSEKPVEGEVVDAEFEEVKNKK from the coding sequence ATGGCAAAAATTATCGGTATCGATTTAGGTACTACCAACTCCTGTGTTGCTGTGATGGAGAATGGCAAGCCAAAAGTTATTGAGAACTCGGAGGGCACACGGACAACGCCTTCTATCGTTGCTTACACTGAAGATAATGAAGTGCTTGTGGGTGCTTCAGCCAAACGTCAGGCGATTACCAATCCCAAAAATACTTTGTTTGCTGTGAAACGGCTTATTGGGCGTCGTTTTGATGAAGAAATGGTTCAACGGGATATCAAGATGGTGCCGTATAGCATTGTCAAAGCGGATAACAATGATGCATGGGTGGAAGTGCGTGGTAAGAAAATTGCACCTCCCGAGGTATCTGCGCAAGTGCTAATGAAAATGAAAAAAACCGCCGAGGATTATCTGGGTGAGGCGGTGACCGAAGCGGTGATCACAGTGCCCGCTTATTTTAATGATTCGCAACGTCAAGCCACAAAAGACGCGGGGAGAATTGCCGGCTTGGAGGTGAAGAGAATTATTAATGAGCCAACTGCTGCTGCGTTGGCATTCGGGTTGGATAAGAAAGAAGGCGACCGGAAGATTGCAGTGTACGACTTAGGCGGGGGTACTTTTGATATTTCTATCATTGAGATTGCTGAAGTCGAGGGCGAGCATCAGTTTGAAGTGTTGGCAACCAATGGTGATACATTTCTTGGGGGCGAAGATTTTGATTCACGTGTGATTGAATACCTGGTGGATGAGTTCAAGAAAGAAAGTGGTATTGATTTGAAAAAAGATATGCTGGCATTGCAACGTTTAAAAGATGCCGCAGAAAAAACCAAAATCGAATTGTCATCCAGTCAGCAAACTGAAGTCAATTTGCCTTACATCACTGCGGATGCATCCGGACCGAAACATCTGGCTGTCAAGATAACGCGTGCCAAGCTGGAAAGTCTGGTGGAAGACTTGATAGAGCGCACTGTCGGGCCTTGCCGCACGGCAATTAAAGACGCCGGCCTGACTGCTTCGGATATTGATGATGTGATTTTGGTCGGTGGGCAGACTCGCATGCCGAAAGTTCAAGATAAAGTTAAGGAGATATTCGGTAAAGAACCACGTAAGGATGTAAATCCTGATGAAGCAGTAGCTGTTGGTGCGGCTATTCAAGGTGGAGTGTTGAAAGGCGACGTGAAGGATGTGCTGTTGCTCGATGTGACGCCTTTGTCGCTGGGTATCGAAACGCTGGGTGGTGTAATGACCAAGCTGATTCAGAAAAACACTACGATTCCAACCAAAGCGCAACAGGTATTCTCTACTGCGGAAGACAATCAAACCGCGGTAACGATTCATGTGCTACAGGGTGAGCGTGAGATGGCTTCCGGCAATAAAAGCCTGGGGCAATTTAATTTGAGTGATATTCCACCTTCACCACGGGGTATGCCGCAGATCGAAGTGACGTTTGACATTGATGCTAATGGTATTTTACATGTATCGGCTAAAGATAAGGCAACCGGTAAAGAGAATAAAATCAAGATTCAGGCTAGCTCAGGTTTGTCGGATGATGAGATTGAACGGATGGTGAAAGATGCGGAGGCGCACGCTGAAGAAGATCACAAAGCTTTAGAGTTGATTTCAAGCCGTAATCAGTGTGATGCGATGATCCACTCCGTTAAGAAATCCTTGAAGGAACATGGTGACCAGTTAAGTAGTGAGGAGAAAGCTAAAATTGAGGCTGCATTGAAAGATGCTGAAGATGTGCTCAAAGCTGATAATAAAGACGAGATTGATGCAAAAACGCAGGCTTTGACCGAGGCGGCGCATAAGTTGGCTGAGAAGATGTATCAACAAAAAGAGTCGCAGGAACCGCAAGCGCAATCTGGATCCGACTCGACGTCTGGCCACAGTGAGAAACCAGTCGAAGGCGAAGTGGTTGATGCAGAATTTGAGGAAGTGAAGAACAAAAAATAG
- the dnaJ gene encoding molecular chaperone DnaJ: protein MSKRDYYHVLGVSREADENTIKKAYRKLAMKYHPDRNAGDVKSEEMFKEAKEAYEVLTDSNKRAAYDQFGHAGVDANAAGGGGAQGFSDAFSDIFGDIFGGRSSRSNMHRGSDLRYNLEITLEQAAHGTETKIRIPTMENCETCHGSGSKPGSSPKTCPTCNGHGQVRMQQGFFSIQQTCPKCHGSGKVIVNPCTSCHGNGRIKQQKTLNVKIPEGVDDGDRIRISGEGEVGINGGPPGDLYVVVHLSAHSVFRRDGDNLHCEIPISFTVAALGGEIEVPTLDGHAKIKVPEETQTGKIFRLRGKGIKGVRSHDKGDLLCHVVVETPVKLTARQKELLEELESISLKDGPRHSPRAKSWMDKAREFFSE from the coding sequence ATGAGTAAGCGCGATTACTATCATGTTCTCGGTGTCAGTCGTGAGGCTGACGAGAATACAATAAAGAAAGCTTATCGTAAGCTGGCAATGAAATACCATCCAGATCGGAATGCTGGCGATGTTAAGTCGGAAGAGATGTTTAAAGAAGCTAAAGAAGCTTATGAAGTATTGACTGATTCTAATAAACGCGCAGCTTATGATCAATTCGGCCATGCGGGCGTCGATGCAAATGCAGCAGGTGGAGGTGGTGCGCAAGGTTTCAGTGATGCATTCAGCGATATTTTCGGGGATATTTTTGGTGGCCGTAGCTCTCGATCAAATATGCATCGTGGCTCCGATTTGCGCTATAACCTGGAGATCACTCTGGAGCAAGCTGCTCATGGAACCGAAACAAAAATTCGTATCCCTACCATGGAAAATTGTGAGACTTGTCATGGCAGCGGCTCCAAGCCGGGTAGTTCGCCCAAAACTTGTCCTACTTGTAACGGCCATGGACAGGTAAGAATGCAACAGGGTTTCTTCTCGATTCAACAAACTTGCCCCAAATGCCATGGAAGTGGGAAGGTAATAGTGAATCCTTGCACATCGTGCCATGGAAATGGACGCATAAAACAACAGAAAACACTCAATGTAAAAATTCCGGAAGGTGTTGACGATGGTGATCGCATTCGCATTTCTGGAGAGGGTGAGGTTGGCATTAACGGTGGTCCGCCGGGTGATCTCTATGTCGTGGTTCATTTGTCGGCGCATTCGGTTTTCCGGCGTGATGGCGATAATCTGCATTGTGAAATTCCTATTAGTTTTACCGTAGCTGCACTGGGAGGAGAAATAGAAGTGCCTACACTTGATGGGCACGCCAAGATTAAGGTGCCAGAAGAAACTCAAACGGGTAAGATTTTTCGTTTGCGTGGTAAAGGGATTAAAGGAGTGCGTAGTCATGATAAAGGTGATTTACTTTGTCATGTCGTTGTGGAAACCCCGGTTAAGTTGACCGCACGGCAAAAAGAATTGTTGGAAGAATTGGAGTCTATCAGTCTCAAAGACGGTCCTCGTCACAGTCCTCGCGCTAAATCATGGATGGATAAAGCGCGAGAATTTTTCTCTGAATAG
- a CDS encoding DNA internalization-related competence protein ComEC/Rec2, with amino-acid sequence MKNTCVRLNILVFVLGVGWLQHQPALLEIEWIGLLLSVAVTAGILGFSQLANHLVISRILLGIFFLIFGFCWAAILAHWRLDDSLPHVWERKAIQIVGVIATVPQKSDRRVRFQFDVEHVNTEGAIVPKRIALSWYKVRQSGATQVVLPVVRVGERWRLTVHLKRPHGNQNPHGSDFERWALERNIRAIGYVRVSSDNQRLHPMVQHPAYWIAHIREGIQHRFAASLANQAYVGILQTLATGDQNAIPRDQWRVFTRTGTNHLMAISGLHITMISSLAFVVVYWLWRWNTYLTLRLPARRIAAMAGLIVALGYAVLSGFAIPAQRAFYMLVVVAIVLWIGRQTSVTTVLAWALFGVILLDPWAILAPGFWLSFGAIAVIMLLTAGRIGKIHWLSSWLRIQWAITLGLIPLLLALFQQVSLISPVANAIAIPLISLIVVPLTLLATIPVFDFMLPFIHDVLSVIMVILQSLSNLSHTVWQQHSPPMWAISVAVIGVVWMLLPGSLGVGFFSGFPARWLGVIAVLPVFLVKPPQPKTGELWLTVLDVGQGLAVVARTEHHALLFDTGPEFGEIDSGNRIIVPFLRGEGIVKLDGMIVSHADSDHSGGARSVLNEIPVRQLWSSLDDKHPITQMVISKNQCHKGQFWQWDDVHFELLHPLKQDYLNSKRSTTNAKSCVLKITSAHGSVLLPADIERRDEQALLARDGDKLRATVLIAPHHGSHTSSTDTFVQKVSPSLTIFPVGYLNRYNHPREIVTSRYHNSGSQLMRSDKDGAILIKFENNDWVVNSWRKLNQRYWHNNSELN; translated from the coding sequence TTGAAGAATACGTGTGTAAGATTAAATATCCTGGTGTTTGTTTTGGGTGTTGGCTGGCTACAGCATCAACCGGCATTGCTGGAAATAGAATGGATTGGGCTGTTGTTGTCAGTCGCAGTTACAGCTGGAATATTGGGTTTTTCTCAATTAGCAAATCATCTTGTAATAAGCAGAATCTTGTTGGGTATTTTCTTTCTTATATTTGGATTTTGCTGGGCGGCAATTTTAGCGCATTGGCGTTTGGACGATTCCCTACCTCATGTCTGGGAGCGTAAGGCTATCCAAATAGTTGGTGTGATAGCCACTGTACCGCAAAAAAGTGATAGAAGAGTGCGTTTTCAGTTTGATGTTGAGCATGTGAATACTGAGGGTGCGATTGTGCCCAAGCGGATTGCATTATCTTGGTATAAAGTGCGACAATCGGGAGCTACTCAAGTAGTATTGCCTGTAGTCAGGGTAGGTGAACGTTGGCGGTTGACGGTGCATTTGAAACGACCGCATGGCAATCAGAATCCGCATGGTTCCGATTTTGAAAGATGGGCGTTGGAACGTAATATCCGGGCCATTGGATATGTTCGTGTATCATCGGATAATCAACGTCTGCACCCTATGGTGCAACATCCTGCATATTGGATAGCGCATATTCGTGAGGGGATTCAACATCGTTTTGCTGCGAGCCTAGCCAATCAAGCTTATGTGGGAATATTGCAGACATTGGCAACGGGTGATCAGAATGCAATTCCTCGTGATCAATGGCGAGTATTTACACGTACTGGAACCAATCACCTGATGGCGATTTCCGGTTTGCATATCACGATGATTTCTAGTTTGGCATTCGTAGTAGTATATTGGTTATGGCGTTGGAATACTTATCTCACATTACGTCTGCCGGCGCGGCGTATTGCTGCGATGGCTGGATTGATTGTAGCCTTAGGCTATGCTGTACTTTCTGGTTTTGCAATTCCGGCGCAGCGGGCATTTTATATGCTGGTGGTAGTGGCGATTGTGTTATGGATAGGACGTCAGACAAGTGTAACCACGGTGTTGGCATGGGCGCTTTTTGGGGTGATATTGTTAGATCCTTGGGCAATTTTAGCTCCTGGATTCTGGTTATCCTTTGGTGCAATTGCCGTCATAATGCTATTAACTGCCGGTCGGATCGGAAAAATACATTGGCTTAGTAGTTGGTTGCGGATTCAATGGGCTATTACGTTGGGCTTAATTCCTTTATTGTTGGCATTATTTCAGCAGGTATCCTTAATATCACCGGTCGCTAATGCAATTGCCATTCCTCTGATAAGCCTTATAGTGGTTCCGTTAACATTGTTAGCTACCATACCTGTATTCGATTTTATGTTACCGTTCATCCATGACGTATTAAGCGTCATTATGGTAATTCTGCAGTCATTGAGCAATTTATCGCATACGGTGTGGCAGCAGCATTCTCCACCAATGTGGGCAATAAGTGTAGCGGTTATAGGGGTTGTGTGGATGTTGTTGCCGGGAAGCCTAGGAGTAGGGTTTTTTTCTGGTTTTCCCGCGCGTTGGTTGGGTGTAATTGCAGTATTACCTGTGTTTCTGGTTAAACCGCCTCAACCAAAAACCGGGGAACTGTGGCTGACTGTGCTTGATGTGGGTCAAGGACTTGCGGTTGTGGCTCGTACCGAGCATCATGCATTACTATTTGATACGGGCCCTGAGTTCGGTGAGATCGACAGTGGTAATCGTATTATCGTGCCTTTTTTACGCGGAGAAGGAATTGTAAAGCTTGATGGCATGATCGTATCGCATGCAGATTCGGATCATAGTGGTGGTGCACGATCAGTATTAAATGAGATCCCGGTTAGGCAGCTGTGGTCATCGCTGGACGATAAGCATCCCATAACGCAGATGGTAATCTCAAAGAATCAGTGCCATAAGGGACAATTCTGGCAATGGGACGATGTGCATTTTGAATTGCTACATCCCTTGAAGCAAGATTACTTGAATTCAAAACGTAGTACTACAAATGCAAAAAGTTGTGTATTAAAGATCACATCAGCTCATGGCAGCGTATTATTACCGGCTGATATTGAGAGGAGAGATGAGCAGGCATTGCTAGCTCGAGACGGCGACAAGCTGCGTGCGACAGTATTGATTGCGCCGCATCATGGCAGCCACACTTCATCAACCGATACTTTTGTGCAGAAAGTAAGCCCTTCTTTGACAATTTTTCCAGTTGGCTATCTCAATCGCTATAATCATCCGCGCGAAATTGTAACTTCACGTTATCATAATTCAGGTAGTCAGTTGATGCGTAGCGACAAAGATGGTGCTATCTTAATTAAGTTTGAAAATAATGATTGGGTGGTTAACAGTTGGAGAAAACTAAATCAGCGCTATTGGCACAATAACTCTGAATTGAATTAA
- a CDS encoding sensor histidine kinase produces MENFICKVIPDQLEILIENIITNAITYSHENTSVEISSRVDRNNLHACITITDHGIGIEDKDLPNIFNEYFYSPRAALHNKATSGIGLSIVKIAAENNQLRIKVVSEPSAGTTFTVIFSTIELPLATGSFTPINSINTHSS; encoded by the coding sequence ATTGAAAATTTTATTTGCAAAGTAATTCCTGATCAATTAGAAATACTTATAGAAAATATTATTACTAACGCGATTACCTATTCGCATGAAAATACTAGCGTTGAAATTTCATCTCGAGTCGATCGAAATAATTTGCATGCTTGCATTACCATCACTGACCATGGCATTGGTATCGAAGATAAAGATTTGCCCAACATTTTTAACGAATATTTTTATTCTCCTAGAGCAGCACTCCATAACAAAGCAACGAGCGGCATTGGTTTGTCCATCGTCAAGATCGCGGCAGAAAATAATCAACTGAGAATAAAGGTTGTCAGTGAGCCAAGTGCAGGAACTACATTTACTGTGATTTTTAGCACCATCGAGTTACCTCTAGCAACTGGAAGTTTTACGCCAATAAACTCCATTAATACCCATTCATCTTGA
- a CDS encoding response regulator transcription factor, with translation MALRIAHVDDDSDIRESIQRILFKNGYEVDSYLSMQEFIDSLQDETKRPDLAILDVMVESMDAGLITYAKIHKQFPQIQTIFLTSLGDMIRPYFEDGSHEWVCIMEKPVEPVSLMATINERLKKTGEAA, from the coding sequence ATGGCACTCAGAATTGCTCACGTTGATGATGATTCGGATATCCGCGAATCAATTCAACGAATACTATTTAAAAATGGATATGAAGTTGATAGTTATTTATCAATGCAGGAATTTATCGATTCACTACAAGATGAAACTAAAAGACCGGATTTGGCCATCTTGGATGTCATGGTTGAATCCATGGATGCTGGTTTGATCACTTATGCAAAAATCCACAAGCAATTTCCGCAAATTCAAACTATTTTTCTGACGTCTCTAGGTGACATGATTCGGCCATATTTTGAAGATGGCTCGCATGAGTGGGTTTGCATCATGGAAAAACCGGTTGAGCCAGTCAGTCTCATGGCAACGATTAATGAGCGCTTGAAGAAAACGGGAGAAGCTGCATAA
- the tnpA gene encoding IS200/IS605 family transposase, which produces MNDPALKGRNHICQILNLSGIYSPPLGAKYRRAVFDEAVDGVLRDVCLDLERRYQLKFMEIGTDKDHVHFLVQSVPAYSVTKLVTLIKSITAREVFRLCPHVKKQLWGGEFWTDGYFVSTVGRHGDEDTIRDYVKKHGDVYQQLYEDRQLALF; this is translated from the coding sequence ATGAATGATCCCGCTCTCAAAGGAAGGAATCACATCTGTCAGATATTAAATCTCTCCGGGATTTATTCCCCGCCCCTTGGGGCGAAATATCGCCGCGCCGTATTTGATGAAGCTGTGGACGGGGTGTTGCGGGATGTCTGTTTAGATCTCGAACGGCGTTACCAGTTGAAATTCATGGAGATTGGTACAGATAAGGATCATGTGCATTTTCTGGTGCAGTCGGTTCCCGCATACAGTGTCACAAAACTGGTGACACTGATCAAGAGTATCACGGCGCGGGAGGTATTTCGCTTATGTCCTCATGTGAAGAAACAGTTGTGGGGCGGGGAATTCTGGACTGATGGTTATTTCGTCAGTACAGTTGGCCGTCATGGCGATGAGGACACAATAAGAGATTACGTTAAAAAGCACGGAGATGTCTATCAGCAGTTATACGAAGACAGACAACTCGCTCTCTTCTGA